A genomic window from Fibrobacterota bacterium includes:
- a CDS encoding family 16 glycosylhydrolase — MDHTHSSKSAMKYSKPAITALLMLAASDFTHAATTCVGAELYSRSTVKYGRWEIRMKVAATPGSVSSFFTYNNNSYLGAPHPWREIDIEVLGKNTGSFQSNLITGNAASKVTSESLHGLPGLADGFHTFELDWTPDSIVWRLDGKVRRKTESNDQQVVDLRDSSQTWRMNLWASSSVAWVGAFDLNKLPVAQVVNWMRYSRYTPGAGPNKSNFTFEWLDDFDRLDKTRWSLGDWTFDENLAQFDPANGITKDGYLALLLTKPGQEGVFNNMPADPDGNKYPTSSIQEPVMGLRSFRAAAVDGGFRLEGLEGMTEVRSTSGKMIWRGMADAKGQALIPSAHAGVVMVRSGAATGSLVLR, encoded by the coding sequence ATGGACCACACCCACTCATCGAAATCCGCCATGAAATACTCCAAACCGGCTATTACCGCCCTTTTGATGCTCGCCGCGAGCGATTTCACCCATGCCGCCACCACCTGTGTAGGTGCGGAGCTCTACTCCCGATCCACCGTCAAGTATGGCCGGTGGGAAATCCGCATGAAAGTGGCGGCCACACCCGGCTCGGTCTCGTCGTTTTTCACCTACAACAACAATTCCTACTTGGGTGCACCCCATCCCTGGCGCGAAATCGACATCGAAGTGCTCGGGAAGAACACCGGATCGTTCCAGTCCAACCTGATCACGGGCAACGCTGCTTCCAAGGTGACTTCGGAAAGCCTGCACGGGCTCCCGGGCCTGGCCGATGGATTCCATACCTTCGAGCTGGATTGGACCCCCGATTCCATTGTCTGGCGCTTGGATGGCAAGGTGCGCCGCAAGACGGAATCGAACGACCAGCAAGTCGTGGATCTTCGGGACAGCTCCCAAACCTGGCGGATGAACCTCTGGGCGAGCTCCTCCGTGGCCTGGGTGGGGGCCTTCGACCTCAACAAGCTACCGGTGGCTCAAGTGGTCAATTGGATGCGTTACTCTCGCTATACCCCTGGGGCGGGTCCCAACAAGAGCAACTTCACCTTCGAGTGGCTCGACGACTTCGATCGCCTGGACAAGACCCGCTGGTCCTTGGGCGATTGGACCTTCGACGAGAACCTCGCCCAGTTCGATCCCGCCAACGGCATCACCAAGGATGGATACCTCGCTTTGCTCCTCACCAAGCCGGGACAGGAAGGCGTCTTCAACAACATGCCCGCCGATCCCGACGGGAACAAATACCCGACCTCCTCCATCCAGGAGCCGGTCATGGGTTTGCGCTCCTTCCGTGCAGCTGCCGTCGACGGTGGCTTCCGGCTGGAAGGCCTTGAAGGCATGACCGAGGTCCGATCCACCTCCGGGAAGATGATCTGGCGTGGGATGGCCGACGCCAAGGGCCAGGCTTTGATTCCCTCCGCCCACGCGGGCGTGGTGATGGTGCGCTCCGGCGCCGCCACCGGCTCGTTGGTGCTGAGATAG
- a CDS encoding GntR family transcriptional regulator has protein sequence MDLLPLSVFKLLQDRIRELPDQRLPSVRTISSTHHVSSREVVAALAELRRLDLVETRPGSGTWPKGKVPKPPSAARPRLDPSLLAEKLVAEVLAGRFSTRETLPPAKTLAMEWGCHPQTARAALRLVEAEGLLERSGRSWRKSRPRTVHQHKRASILLLGASDEQGRLRMDTDREIEFWREISNEAARNGLDTHRAVWTGSVVTVPRGALGIVVSTWHVSDARELILATRSCGLPVRTWQDGWSGPMQGISRDHPRLRIHDAALSADAGKAMGVHLLERGFRRIAWISPFHGATWSRSREAGLRSVLETEGARVEAFTIDAVSEWDFLTKAWADPELWGTLDAPALERLTRGRSHPVIARAAEQIGRKLILEAWSARLQEALDWQADAWVAANDLAAGIAHEWLQAPDRIPSRPRGLAGFDDATEALRQDLTSFRFDTAAMARSMIHGILSHRKDRHSVRDVVRHGGNVVPRGST, from the coding sequence ATGGATCTACTACCGCTTTCCGTTTTCAAGCTGTTGCAGGATCGAATCCGTGAACTGCCAGACCAGCGGCTTCCCTCCGTCCGAACGATCAGCAGCACCCATCATGTTTCCAGTCGGGAAGTGGTCGCGGCCCTGGCCGAACTCCGAAGACTCGATCTGGTGGAGACTCGGCCCGGCTCGGGCACATGGCCCAAGGGGAAGGTTCCCAAGCCCCCCAGCGCAGCCAGGCCTCGTCTCGATCCCTCCCTATTGGCGGAAAAATTGGTGGCCGAGGTTTTGGCGGGCAGATTTTCCACACGCGAGACGCTGCCTCCCGCCAAGACGCTTGCCATGGAATGGGGATGCCACCCGCAGACCGCGAGGGCCGCCTTGCGCCTGGTGGAAGCGGAAGGACTGCTGGAACGATCCGGTCGCTCCTGGCGCAAAAGCCGCCCCCGCACGGTGCATCAGCACAAACGCGCATCGATCCTGCTTCTGGGGGCGAGCGACGAACAGGGTCGGCTGCGCATGGACACCGATCGGGAAATCGAATTCTGGCGGGAGATCTCGAACGAAGCCGCGCGCAACGGCCTGGACACGCATCGCGCCGTCTGGACAGGTTCTGTCGTAACCGTCCCGCGGGGGGCATTGGGGATCGTCGTCTCCACCTGGCACGTTTCGGACGCGCGGGAACTGATCCTGGCCACGCGCTCCTGCGGGTTGCCCGTGCGGACATGGCAGGACGGCTGGAGCGGCCCCATGCAGGGCATCAGCCGCGACCATCCGCGCCTGCGGATCCACGACGCGGCGCTGTCCGCCGATGCGGGAAAAGCGATGGGAGTCCATCTCCTGGAGCGCGGTTTCCGCCGCATCGCCTGGATCTCGCCGTTCCACGGGGCCACCTGGTCGCGTTCCCGGGAAGCCGGATTGCGAAGCGTCCTGGAAACCGAGGGCGCCCGGGTGGAGGCGTTCACCATCGATGCCGTCTCCGAGTGGGATTTCCTCACCAAGGCGTGGGCGGATCCCGAACTTTGGGGAACCCTCGATGCTCCCGCCCTCGAGCGGCTCACCCGCGGCCGCTCGCATCCCGTGATCGCCAGGGCCGCCGAGCAGATCGGACGGAAACTGATCCTCGAAGCATGGTCGGCCCGGCTCCAGGAAGCCTTGGACTGGCAGGCCGACGCCTGGGTCGCCGCCAACGACCTGGCCGCGGGGATCGCCCACGAGTGGCTCCAGGCTCCGGATCGCATCCCCTCGCGTCCGAGGGGATTGGCCGGCTTCGACGACGCCACGGAAGCCTTGAGACAGGATTTGACAAGCTTTCGATTCGACACCGCCGCCATGGCGCGATCGATGATCCACGGGATCCTGTCGCATCGAAAGGATCGGCACAGCGTCCGGGATGTCGTTCGGCACGGCGGAAACGTCGTGCCTAGGGGGTCGACCTGA